One window of the Populus trichocarpa isolate Nisqually-1 chromosome 9, P.trichocarpa_v4.1, whole genome shotgun sequence genome contains the following:
- the LOC7478576 gene encoding mitochondrial fission protein ELM1 isoform X1 encodes MRPIRLPEPPSPTLGVPEIFENGGYSVIRRAVVIGNGIPGSENQSLGLIHALGLADNHVLYRVTRPSGGINEWLRWLPVSLHKILYHIIMRIYSYSRFIVSRGKKLAPLPSENGGSVGLSSILEADSKQIVNMARESYEKDGPLLVVASGRDTISIASSIKRLASEKVFLVQIQHPRSDLSRFDLVVTPRHDYYALTPQAQEQIPRIIRKWITPHETPDQHVVLTVGALHQIDFAALHSAASTWHDEFAPLPKPLLVVNIGGPTCRCRYGTELAQQLSAFLTNVLVSCGSVRISFSNRTPKKVSNIIIKELANNPKVYIWDGEEPNPYMGHLAWADAFVVTADSVSMISEACSTGKPVYVMGSERCTWKLADFHKSLRERGVVRPFTGSEDISESWSYPPLNDTAEVARRVHDVLAERGLRVRP; translated from the exons ATGAGGCCGATAAGGCTACCGGAACCACCTAGTCCCACCTTGGGAGTACCTGAGATCTTCGAAAACGGCGGGTACAGCGTCATTCGCCGCGCCGTCGTTATCGGCAACGGAATTCCCGGTTCAGAGAACCAGAGCCTCGGCTTAATTCACGCTCTCGGCCTCGCCGATAATCACGTGTTATAT AGAGTGACGAGACCAAGTGGAGGGATAAATGAGTGGCTCCGTTGGCTTCCGGTTTCTCTTCACAAAATCTTGTACCACATCATAATGCGGATATATAGTTATTCGCGGTTTATAGTTTCAAGAGGGAAGAAACTTGCGCCTCTGCCTTCGGAAAATGGTGGCAGTGTGGGCTTGTCTTCAATCTTAGAAGCTGATTCGAAGCAGATTGTGAATATGGCTCGCGAAAGTTATGAGAA GGATGGCCCTTTATTGGTAGTTGCATCTGGCAGAGATACTATTTCAATTGCAAGCTCTATAAAACGTTTAGCATCAGAAAAAGTTTTCCTTGTCCAG ATACAACATCCAAGGTCAGACTTGAGTAGGTTTGACTTGGTGGTCACACCTCGTCACGATTATTATGCTTTGACTCCTCAAGCACAGGAACAAATTCCTCGGATTATTCGGAAGTGGATAACTCCACATGAAACTCCTGATCAGCATGTG GTTCTTACTGTGGGAGCCttgcatcaaattgattttgctGCATTGCACAGTGCAGCTAGTACATGGCATGATGAGTTCGCACCTTTGCCAAAGCCTTTGCTGGTTGTTAACATTGGAGGGCCTACAT GTCGCTGTCGTTATGGAACGGAGCTTGCTCAGCAGTTATCTGCCTTTTTGACTAACGTGCTTGTGAGCTGTGGGAGTGTCAGGATATCTTTCTCAAATAGGACGCCTAAGAAG GTTTCAAACATAATAATCAAAGAACTTGCAAACAATCCAAAAGTTTACATCTGGGATGGTGAAG AGCCAAATCCATATATGGGACATTTAGCTTGGGCAGATGCATTTGTTGTCACGGCAGATTCAGTCAGTATGATAAGCGAGGCTTGCAGTACTGG GAAACCTGTTTACGTGATGGGATCTGAGCGTTGCACATGGAAGTTGGCTGACTTCCATAAATctttgagagagagaggagtgGTTCGACCATTTACAGGATCTGAGGAT ATTTCAGAAAGCTGGAGCTACCCACCTCTAAACGACACCGCTGAAGTTGCTCGTCGAGTCCATGACGTGCTTGCGGAAAGAGGATTGAGAGTGCGGCCATAA
- the LOC7478576 gene encoding mitochondrial fission protein ELM1 isoform X2, translating to MQRVTRPSGGINEWLRWLPVSLHKILYHIIMRIYSYSRFIVSRGKKLAPLPSENGGSVGLSSILEADSKQIVNMARESYEKDGPLLVVASGRDTISIASSIKRLASEKVFLVQIQHPRSDLSRFDLVVTPRHDYYALTPQAQEQIPRIIRKWITPHETPDQHVVLTVGALHQIDFAALHSAASTWHDEFAPLPKPLLVVNIGGPTCRCRYGTELAQQLSAFLTNVLVSCGSVRISFSNRTPKKVSNIIIKELANNPKVYIWDGEEPNPYMGHLAWADAFVVTADSVSMISEACSTGKPVYVMGSERCTWKLADFHKSLRERGVVRPFTGSEDISESWSYPPLNDTAEVARRVHDVLAERGLRVRP from the exons ATGCAGAGAGTGACGAGACCAAGTGGAGGGATAAATGAGTGGCTCCGTTGGCTTCCGGTTTCTCTTCACAAAATCTTGTACCACATCATAATGCGGATATATAGTTATTCGCGGTTTATAGTTTCAAGAGGGAAGAAACTTGCGCCTCTGCCTTCGGAAAATGGTGGCAGTGTGGGCTTGTCTTCAATCTTAGAAGCTGATTCGAAGCAGATTGTGAATATGGCTCGCGAAAGTTATGAGAA GGATGGCCCTTTATTGGTAGTTGCATCTGGCAGAGATACTATTTCAATTGCAAGCTCTATAAAACGTTTAGCATCAGAAAAAGTTTTCCTTGTCCAG ATACAACATCCAAGGTCAGACTTGAGTAGGTTTGACTTGGTGGTCACACCTCGTCACGATTATTATGCTTTGACTCCTCAAGCACAGGAACAAATTCCTCGGATTATTCGGAAGTGGATAACTCCACATGAAACTCCTGATCAGCATGTG GTTCTTACTGTGGGAGCCttgcatcaaattgattttgctGCATTGCACAGTGCAGCTAGTACATGGCATGATGAGTTCGCACCTTTGCCAAAGCCTTTGCTGGTTGTTAACATTGGAGGGCCTACAT GTCGCTGTCGTTATGGAACGGAGCTTGCTCAGCAGTTATCTGCCTTTTTGACTAACGTGCTTGTGAGCTGTGGGAGTGTCAGGATATCTTTCTCAAATAGGACGCCTAAGAAG GTTTCAAACATAATAATCAAAGAACTTGCAAACAATCCAAAAGTTTACATCTGGGATGGTGAAG AGCCAAATCCATATATGGGACATTTAGCTTGGGCAGATGCATTTGTTGTCACGGCAGATTCAGTCAGTATGATAAGCGAGGCTTGCAGTACTGG GAAACCTGTTTACGTGATGGGATCTGAGCGTTGCACATGGAAGTTGGCTGACTTCCATAAATctttgagagagagaggagtgGTTCGACCATTTACAGGATCTGAGGAT ATTTCAGAAAGCTGGAGCTACCCACCTCTAAACGACACCGCTGAAGTTGCTCGTCGAGTCCATGACGTGCTTGCGGAAAGAGGATTGAGAGTGCGGCCATAA
- the LOC7478575 gene encoding casparian strip membrane protein 4, producing MDVSDKSGEATKITIQEPKADTKGKGIAGALTAPVVVAAKAAQRPRKGWKKGAAIFDLTLRLSAIAAGFAATSLMATTDQTLPFFTQFFQFHAQYTDLPTFLSFMIVNAITSGYLVLSLPFSIVCIVRARAAGPRLLLIILDSVMMALTTSAASASAAIVYLAHNGNSSSNWNAFCQQFNNYCQQVSNAVVASFLAAALLLSLVVLSAFALRKMK from the exons ATGGACGTCTCGGACAAGAGTGGCGAAGCAACAAAAATCACTATTCAAGAACCAAAAGCAGACACTAAAGGAAAAGGCATTGCTGGTGCTCTTACTGCTCCTGTAGTAGTCGCAGCAAAAGCTGCCCAGCGCCCACGAAAAGGATGGAAAAAAGGCGCAGCCATTTTCGACTTGACTCTCAGGCTGTCTGCCATTGCCGCTGGTTTTGCTGCCACTAGCCTTATGGCGACAACGGATCAGACTCTTCCTTTTTTCACTCAGTTCTTTCAGTTCCATGCTCAGTATACTGATCTCCCAACTTTCTT GTCTTTCATGATTGTTAATGCCATAACCAGTGGATACCTTGTTCTTTCCTTGCCCTTCTCAATAGTCTGCATCGTTCGGGCTCGTGCAGCAGGACCAAGGCTCCTCCTTATCATCCTCGATTCC gTGATGATGGCACTAACAACATCagctgcttctgcttctgctgcCATTGTGTACTTGGCTCATAATGGGAATTCAAGCTCGAATTGGAATGCTTTTTGTCAACAGTTTAATAATTACTGCCAGCAGGTTAGCAATGCTGTGGTGGCTTCCTTCCTAGCAGCAGCCTTGCTCCTTtctctggttgtgttgtctgcTTTTGCTCTTCGAAAAATGAAGTAA
- the LOC7478574 gene encoding OVARIAN TUMOR DOMAIN-containing deubiquitinating enzyme 6 isoform X2, which produces MTRILVQRGSGSSSNQSRAGSSSSVARPDTQGTSIPQSASTVRDEEIGEEVQEQVVVDEVLENSGNNDNKVVKSDELLTVSINDDRIESLNDDIVDNEKVGNDEGVGSGDLVKGLSGLILERSLVESEGSSAGYPEVGCGSPQPPPPPVPPPKPALTNSNSRRFMSGASNSVRIGSSRRAVAWPVVSTRSSPTGSRPSSPRSHGENEGYNSGDEQNPCFVSTYDDFERERQFEIDIRRSKGLEVKKMLEDGNCLFRAVADQVYGDSEMYDLARQMCIDYMVYGNNVEIQALSEMYNRPIHIYSYSTEPINIFHGSYNTDTPPIRLSYHHGNHYNSLVNPRRSTIGAGLGFSCLQGASVDRDQIKAAIKAQQDQQINNALLAEGRFYSDLELTEKEIERMVMEASRAEYLADNKFKPQLGRKESSTAGAEPSSSSARSSASETSKVDGVREHGSQDTVLSSSMQMVLSMGFSYLQVIEAYSIFGDDVDSMVCYLLETGSSSRRKGKATE; this is translated from the exons ATGACTCGGATTCTAGTTCAGCGAGGCAGTGGTTCTTCTTCAAACCAGAGCCGAGCAGGGTCTTCTTCTTCGGTTGCTCGGCCAGATACACAGGGTACTAGCATCCCCCAGTCTGCGTCAACTGTGAGAGATGAAGAAATTGGCGAGGAGGTGCAAGAGCAGGTAGTGGTTGATGAAGTATTGGAGAACAGtggtaataatgataataaagtGGTAAAAAGTGATGAACTTTTGACAGTCAGTATAAATGATGACCGAATTGAGAGTTTGAATGACGACATTGTTGATAACGAGAAAGTAGGTAATGATGAAGGGGTGGGCTCAGGGGATTTGGTTAAAGGATTGAGTGGATTGATTTTGGAGAGATCTCTGGTGGAGAGTGAAGGTTCAAGTGCTGGTTATCCTGAGGTTGGTTGTGGAAGCCCAcaaccaccacctcctcctgtGCCACCTCCCAAACCTGCCCTAACAAACTCGAATTCAAGAAGATTTATGTCAGGAGCTTCAAATTCTGTGCGAATTGGATCATCTAGGAGAGCAGTTGCTTGGCCTGTTGTTTCAACAAGGTCTTCACCAACTGGATCACGGCCATCCTCTCCTAGGTCTCATGGTGAAAATGAGGGGTACAATAGTGGTGATGAGCAGAATCCTTGCTTTGTTTCCACCTATGATGATTTT GAAAGAGAACGGCAGTTTGAGATTGACATCAGAAGGTCCAAAGGATTAGAAGTCAAAAAAATGTTGGAGGATGGGAATTGTCTCTTTCGTGCTGTGGCTGATCAGGTTTACGGGGATTCTGAAATGTATGATTTGGCCCGACAAATGTGCATAGACTAtatg GTTTATGGAAACAATGTAGAGATTCAAGCTTTATCAGAAATGTACAATCGACCAATCCACATTTACTCTTATAGCACAG AACCTATCAACATATTTCATGGGAGCTACAATACTGACACACCGCCCATACGTCTAAGTTATCATCATGGTAATCATTACAACTCTCTTGTCAACCCTCGTCGTTCAACAATTGGTGCTGGACTTGGTTTCAGCTGTCTTCAAGGG GCAAGTGTGGACAGAGATCAGATCAAAGCTGCTATTAAAGCTCAACAAGACCAGCAGATTAATAAT GCACTTCTTGCTGAGGGGCGGTTTTACTCTGATCTTGAACTTACTGAGAAGGAGATCGAGCGCATGGTGATGGAAGCTTCTAGAGCTGAGTATCTTGCTGACAACAAGTTCAAACCACAACTTGGTCGTAAAGAATCTTCTACTGCTGGTGCAGAACCATCATCTTCTAGTGCTA GATCATCAGCTAGTGAGACGTCTAAGGTGGATGGTGTAAGAGAACATGGCTCACAGGATACTGTTCTTAGCAGTAGTATGCAGATGGTGCTGTCAATGGGATTCAGTTACCTGCAAGTGATCGAGGCCTACAGCATATTTGGTGATGATGTGGATTCAATGGTTTGTTACCTCTTGGAAActggcagcagcagcagacGGAAAGGCAAGGCAACCGAATAA
- the LOC7478574 gene encoding OVARIAN TUMOR DOMAIN-containing deubiquitinating enzyme 6 isoform X1, which yields MTRILVQRGSGSSSNQSRAGSSSSVARPDTQGTSIPQSASTVRDEEIGEEVQEQVVVDEVLENSGNNDNKVVKSDELLTVSINDDRIESLNDDIVDNEKVGNDEGVGSGDLVKGLSGLILERSLVESEGSSAGYPEVGCGSPQPPPPPVPPPKPALTNSNSRRFMSGASNSVRIGSSRRAVAWPVVSTRSSPTGSRPSSPRSHGENEGYNSGDEQNPCFVSTYDDFERERQFEIDIRRSKGLEVKKMLEDGNCLFRAVADQVYGDSEMYDLARQMCIDYMERERDHFSQFITEGFTSYCKRKRRDKVYGNNVEIQALSEMYNRPIHIYSYSTEPINIFHGSYNTDTPPIRLSYHHGNHYNSLVNPRRSTIGAGLGFSCLQGASVDRDQIKAAIKAQQDQQINNALLAEGRFYSDLELTEKEIERMVMEASRAEYLADNKFKPQLGRKESSTAGAEPSSSSARSSASETSKVDGVREHGSQDTVLSSSMQMVLSMGFSYLQVIEAYSIFGDDVDSMVCYLLETGSSSRRKGKATE from the exons ATGACTCGGATTCTAGTTCAGCGAGGCAGTGGTTCTTCTTCAAACCAGAGCCGAGCAGGGTCTTCTTCTTCGGTTGCTCGGCCAGATACACAGGGTACTAGCATCCCCCAGTCTGCGTCAACTGTGAGAGATGAAGAAATTGGCGAGGAGGTGCAAGAGCAGGTAGTGGTTGATGAAGTATTGGAGAACAGtggtaataatgataataaagtGGTAAAAAGTGATGAACTTTTGACAGTCAGTATAAATGATGACCGAATTGAGAGTTTGAATGACGACATTGTTGATAACGAGAAAGTAGGTAATGATGAAGGGGTGGGCTCAGGGGATTTGGTTAAAGGATTGAGTGGATTGATTTTGGAGAGATCTCTGGTGGAGAGTGAAGGTTCAAGTGCTGGTTATCCTGAGGTTGGTTGTGGAAGCCCAcaaccaccacctcctcctgtGCCACCTCCCAAACCTGCCCTAACAAACTCGAATTCAAGAAGATTTATGTCAGGAGCTTCAAATTCTGTGCGAATTGGATCATCTAGGAGAGCAGTTGCTTGGCCTGTTGTTTCAACAAGGTCTTCACCAACTGGATCACGGCCATCCTCTCCTAGGTCTCATGGTGAAAATGAGGGGTACAATAGTGGTGATGAGCAGAATCCTTGCTTTGTTTCCACCTATGATGATTTT GAAAGAGAACGGCAGTTTGAGATTGACATCAGAAGGTCCAAAGGATTAGAAGTCAAAAAAATGTTGGAGGATGGGAATTGTCTCTTTCGTGCTGTGGCTGATCAGGTTTACGGGGATTCTGAAATGTATGATTTGGCCCGACAAATGTGCATAGACTAtatg GAAAGGGAAAGGGATCACTTTTCTCAATTCATAACTGAAGGTTTTACATCTTACTgtaagaggaagagaagagacAAG GTTTATGGAAACAATGTAGAGATTCAAGCTTTATCAGAAATGTACAATCGACCAATCCACATTTACTCTTATAGCACAG AACCTATCAACATATTTCATGGGAGCTACAATACTGACACACCGCCCATACGTCTAAGTTATCATCATGGTAATCATTACAACTCTCTTGTCAACCCTCGTCGTTCAACAATTGGTGCTGGACTTGGTTTCAGCTGTCTTCAAGGG GCAAGTGTGGACAGAGATCAGATCAAAGCTGCTATTAAAGCTCAACAAGACCAGCAGATTAATAAT GCACTTCTTGCTGAGGGGCGGTTTTACTCTGATCTTGAACTTACTGAGAAGGAGATCGAGCGCATGGTGATGGAAGCTTCTAGAGCTGAGTATCTTGCTGACAACAAGTTCAAACCACAACTTGGTCGTAAAGAATCTTCTACTGCTGGTGCAGAACCATCATCTTCTAGTGCTA GATCATCAGCTAGTGAGACGTCTAAGGTGGATGGTGTAAGAGAACATGGCTCACAGGATACTGTTCTTAGCAGTAGTATGCAGATGGTGCTGTCAATGGGATTCAGTTACCTGCAAGTGATCGAGGCCTACAGCATATTTGGTGATGATGTGGATTCAATGGTTTGTTACCTCTTGGAAActggcagcagcagcagacGGAAAGGCAAGGCAACCGAATAA